In the Balaenoptera ricei isolate mBalRic1 chromosome 1, mBalRic1.hap2, whole genome shotgun sequence genome, TGCCAGCTGAGGACCCGCCTCTGGGGTCCCCGAGAGCTGCCTGCGGGACCCGGGACCTGGAGAGCTGCCCTCTGAGCCCAAGGGAAGGCCCCGGCCTGCGCTGACTTGGGGAAGGGGGCAGCAGAGGGCAGGTAGGGGGCGGCGGGGACGCGGGCCTCACACCAGGCCAGCGTCTCCTCTCCTGCCTCCGCGCAGGCACCAAGTCTTTCAACATGATGTCCCCGACGGGCGACAACTCAGAGCTACTGGCTGAGATCAAGGCGGGCAAGAGTCTGAAGCCGACGCCGCAGAGCAAGGGGCTGACCACGGTGTTCTCGGGCAGTGGGCAGCCGGCCTCCCAGGTAGGCGATGCGACAGACGCCCCAGCCCCTCGACCCCGCCCACCCGGCACTCAGCCCCGCCGCTTCTCCCCGCAGCCCGACTCGCCGCTGCCGCTGGCCTCGCCGGCACCGTCACGGGCGCGGAGCCCCACCCCGCCGGCCGCGGGGTCCCAGCCACTGCTCAACGGCAGTGTGGCGCCGGCGCCGCCTGCCACCCCTGCGCCGGGCGTGCAGCTCGACGTGGAGGCGCTCATCCCCACGCACGACGAGCAGGGCCGGCCCATCCCCGAGTGGAAGCGCCAGGTGATGGTGCGCAAGCTGCAGCTGAagatgcaggaggaggaggagcagaggcGGAAGGTGGGCGGGGTTGGGCTTCCCAGAGGGCCCTGGGGTCCGCACCTGGGTCCACAGCCCATGCCCTACATCATCCCCCAATCTGCCCGGGACCTTTCAACCTCAGACGGCTCCCATTACCTTTGGGAAAAAGCACGATTGGGCCACCACCCCTCTCCTGGGACGGTTCCTAGTCTCCACCGCCAGCACCACCCCCCAACAGCCTGTCCTTTAATGAGATGGCAGTGTTTATCACAGTCTAAGATGCCCTCAAATCGCCTGTGATCttattaaaatgctttttctgattCAGGTGCTCTGGGTGGGGATGGGATTCTGTACTTCTGATAAGCTTCCGGGTGAGGTTGACTCATCCAAGGGACCACATGAGTAACCAAGAGGCTTTTGGTCGTAGTCAGACTGGCCTGGGCTCTTTCCCTGAACTACCACTTTCCACTGATACTGAGCTTCATCCagcctcaggtttctcatctgttGGATGGGTTGATCATCCCTGGCTGGCAGGATAGTTTGCCATTGATCTGCTCAACAGACATCCCCCCGCGCCATCTATGTGTTACACACTGTTGTCACCTCTGGGGGATTCACGGTGAATATGTCAGAGCCGGGGGGTGTCAACCAACAAGCAAGCACAGGACCTTAGTCGAGTGATAAGTGCCCCCAAGGAGACAAAACAGGGCAATGTGAGAGAGTGAGCAAGTGGGGAGGTGCTCTGATGGGGAGGGCAGAGGACTGGGGCAGCCCTAAACCGACCATCCTGTTCGGGTTTGGGGTGGTGGTAGGCGAGGAGAAAGTGATGTCTCAGGTAGACTTGGAAGATGAGGAAGAAGTGGACAGGGGAAATAGTGGGTCAAAGAGCGAGCAGGAAGGACCGGGGAGGTCTGACAGTCAGAGTGGGTGTGGTAGCTCCAAGACAGTACCACTGAAGGGGGTGGAGTGGAGACGTCAGGAGTGGCCAGATCACTAAGTCCTGGCCTTGAAGACGATGGACTTTCTCCTGGAGTAGTGGGGAGCCTGGGAGTGGGGTTAAGCGGAGAAGTTGGCATCGGCATATTTGTATTTGGGAAACTTCTTTGTGTGTGGGACTGTGGTGGGCCAGGATGAACTGGGAGGCCTGTGAGGAGGTGACggcagcccctccccccccccacctgggCTGGAAAAACCTGGCACTAAAATGAGGAACAGATGAGACTGTAAGTGCCTGGCAAACCTAGCTTTGTAAGTTGTATTATTATTCCAGGAGTCAGAGAGTGTGGGAACAGGGGTGAAAGCCACAGCTTCAGCCACTTTAAGGGCCTCTCATTCAGCAGTAAAACTGACAGCATGGACAGGGAGGTCTTGGGCCACAGGGGAGTTTGATTAGGGGTCATCTGTCTCGGGTGAGGAGCGGCCTCGCTGGGATCTGGCCTCGAAATCGCAGACCttggatggggagggagagggctgcCGTCTGTCGCAGCTTCAACGCCTTTTGCATGTTCCTTTGGTGGTGTAATGAGCGACCGAGCCAGGTGTGGAGACCCCATCTGCCGGCCCTGCCTCTGCAACAGCGCCCAACGACCGGCTGTGTCCCCGCCAGCGACCAGAGTGGACACTGCCCAGCGCCTGGAGCGGCGGCCTGGGCCGAAGCCTCGTCCCAGTGTAATCGCCCGCCGGCCAGGCGCGGCCCGTCCCTGCAAACGCAGCCCCGCGGAGCCATTACACCACCCGGGACATGCAAAAGGCGCCCCCGGCGGCCGCTGCGAGAGCCGGGCCAGAGGGAGACgcgcctccctcccctctcttgtCTTCCCCGCCTTAGCTGACGGCCGCCAGCTCGTGCTGCTACCCCCGCGAGGGCTGGAGGTACTCCCGCGAGCACAACGCCATCCTTGGGCCCTTCGGCGAGCTCATGACCGAGGCCGACATCCTCCGCATCGAGCAGCAAATCGAGAACCTGCAAGTGTTGCACAAGGCGCAGAAGCTGGAGGCGCGCCTGGAGCAGCTGGAGTTGGAGCTGGAGCAGCTGCTGCCCATCTCGGCCGCCCTGTCGGCGCCGCGCTTCACCGTCGACCCGCGCCGCATGCACGGCCGCGCCGCCAGCCTGCCTGCCTGGTGCAGCAAGATCTCCACGCTGCTCAAGAGCATGGCCACGCTGCTGGCCGCGCTGGGCGGACGGCCCGCGCACCTGGCCGAGCTACTTGCCGCCGATACAGGCCAGCCGCTGCCGCCGCTGACCGACGCCCCCTGGCGGCCGGGCCCGCTCTGCTTGGGCCGCTCGCATTCGCTCAGCTGGTGCCGCGAGGCCGTGGCGCGCGAGATCCTCGAGTGCGGCGTCTCGGTGCGGCACCTCCGCGCCACCTACGAGCGGCGCGCCCAGGGCTCGGCGCCCGCGCGCGGCCCGCCCCGAAAGCTCTCGCTGCCCGCCGGCGCCCCGCGCCGCGAGCCCATCCTCGAGGAAGACTACGTGGCGGCCGGCACCGGCGAGCCAAGTGCCGCCGCCGCCAACGGCCTGCCGGCCGCGGGGGAGCCCCTGGGCGTCCTGGGCCCGCCCGAGGCGCCAGGCCGCCAGGCGGCGCTGCCCGAGCCCGAGCAGTTGGCGCGCAGGCCGCCACCCTCCACCGAGCTGCGAGGCGTCCAGGACTACATCGACATGCGCAAGGAGCGCATCGTCTACCTTTTCCTGGAGCATTGGCGCAAGTGGACCTTCCGCGGCCCCGGGCGCCACGCCCAGGTGCGCCTGCGCAGACTGCTGCCCCGCGTGGTGGCCGCCGGCGCCGACCCCGGCCCGGAGGCCGCCGACGCCTCCCAGCCGCCGGCGGGCGATGGCCCGGACGAGCGGCTGCTGCGCCTGCTGAAGCAGCGGCAGGTGGTGGGCAAGCTGCTGGGCCACTGGCGGAGCCTGCTGCGGCAGGTGCCGGCGCGCCAGCCTCGCGGCCCGAGCCTGGCACACGGCTTGTACTGGCCCGAGCACTTCTTGCCGCCCCTCGACGGCGGCGCGCCCCGGCGCTACGACAGCCTCACGCTCGACCTCTTCATGCTCGGCTACTTCCAGCTGCTCGAAATGGGCCTGAGCCGCGAAGAGCGCAAGTTTCGCCACCTGCTGTGCTACGAGATGTTCGACCGGCTGGGCAGCCACCCGTGGGAGCTCATCCGTCTCTTCCACCGCGTGGTACTCGAGGAGGTGGAGGCCGGCCGGCGCGGCTGGAGCGACGGCTTTGAGGACCTCAGGCGCCAGTTCTTCGGAGACACCCCAGAGGCTGAGCCGGCCCGGGAAGAAGAGGTggagaaagagcaaaagaaagggacagaTAAGGAAGAGAGGGAGCCCACCGAAGAGGCCGCTCCAGCTCAGACGGGCGACTGGCCAGAAGGGCAGCCAGAGGCGCCGGCCCCTGCGCCGCAGCCCCcgtccccacccccgccagccgCGCCTCCCCCGACGCCGGACCCTCCTAGTTCCGAAGCCCCCGCCGAAGAACCCCTGGAGCTGGTATCTGAGATGGGCGAGTTCAGCAATGAGGACATCTGCCGGTACATCGACCGCAGCTTCTCCTtctggaaggagaaggaggcagagcTTTTTGACATCTGAGCCGCAGAATTCGGAATTTACCCTCAAGCGTCTTCACCCAGGCCTGGATGCCTGTCTGATGCCCTCCAGAGGTCAGAATACGGCAGGAAGAAACCAGGACCGGACGAGTGGCCTTGGAAAAGCCAGAGTGCCCAGAACCAGGCTGCCTCAGCCTTTGAGATCCCACGGTGGCCGGTTGTGGGGTGTTGGCCGGAATGGGCAGGGCACGGCACAGAGCCAACCAGGTGTCCCCCTCTGGCTCTCCAGCGATGCCCGGCTCCGTGTGGAGCCAGGTGGAAGAAGCAGCCCCTCTGAGTGCGGGACTGTGGGTCCCCGTTGGGGCAGTgtggctctctttctctctttggttTTTCACTGGAGTTCATAGCTACCTGTTTGGCTGAGGTCAAGGGAGCCACATGTGCAGTGTTCGTGTGACGTGTCCAGACCCTTTCTCCTCTGTAACATGAAAGTAATAAAACACTTTGCTGTAAGCTGCCTGTGTTGGATGGCCCCACCCCCATGTCATTGCAGCCACACGATTGTAGAGCTAGCGTCGACCCCCTCTCAGAATAGGACAGGCATGGGACAGAAGGTCCTTCACAGTGGAACCAGGGACCGGCCTGAGCCTCTCTGAGCAGGCAGGATCTGTGGAGGCCCAAGTATGAGTCTGCCCAGAGATTCTGGGCCAGGGGCCTGGAGCCATCTATccaccccccctgccccccaccttggGGAGTCtccccctctgctcctctcctacGCCTCCTACACTCAGCTCTGACCTCTCCGGCGCCGCCTCTGGGACACGGGGGCCTGAGTCTTCATCCATTTGCCCTATAGAAGGGCATCAAAAGAGTCTCTTCCTGCGACCCCATCTGTGTCCCGTTGTCCCTGACTCATGCAGGTCCCCTGGGTGGGGGAGCACCCCCGCTGACCCCCGTGTCCCAGCCCATGCTGGCCCTGAAGCCTTGTGCTGTGtttcaggaggaggaggaggaggcctggcTGGCCAGCATGCCCGCCTGGAGGCGGGACATCCTGCGGAAGAAGCTAGAAGAGGAGAGGTGAGCTGAGGAAGATGCGGGGCTTGGCAGGGTGTCTTGATCGTGTCCCTGAGGTGGTGGCACCAACTAACACCATCTCTTTTCTTCCAGGGAGCAGAAGCGGTGAGTGTGGGGCTGGgcccaacctgtgtcccctccccccacccagtcGCAGTCCTTttgccccttcctccagccccatcTTGAGCGCATCCCCTTGTCACTCAGCCCTGTTAGCACAGTGTCTTTGCTCCCAGTAATGCCACCAGACCCCTCTCCCCCAGGAACTTATCCACTGCACCTCAAAGTCTTGCTCTTACGCTCTAATGACCTGTCCCCAATTACCCAGCCCCCATCTCCCGTTAACCTAGCCTTTCTGCCTTGCAGTTAACCCAACCTCAGTATCGATAACCTAGAGCATCTGTCCCTCAGATCTTTAGTTTCTGCCCTTAGTAATCTAGCCGAGTGCTGTCTGATAGATGTATAAgttgagccacatatgtaatatTAAATTCCTAGCCGccacagtgaaaaaataaaaggatgagtgAACTTAATAGTCTATTTTACTTAacccaataataataattatgaaaatcATTGAGATGTcttacactctttttaaaaactaagtctGCGAGATGGGATGAGCATTTTGCACCTACAGTGCGTCTCAGTCCCGACATTTCATATGCTCAACAGCCACACGTGCTTAGCGGCTACCTCATCAGCAGTGCAGGTCTAGCCATGGTCTAATAACCTGCCCCTAATCACCCAGCCCCTGTCTCCCAATAATGTGGTCCCTCTGTTCCCCAGCAGCCCAACCCCAGTCCCCACGAACTCGGGTCCTAGCCCCCGCACCACGCCCTCCTCACTCTCTGTCACACTGTGACCCAGCACCTCTGTTTCCAGTAACACCCCCAGCCAGCAATAACCCAGCTACAGCCTCTCGCTTTCCCAGCTCCTGTGTGTCCCCCAGTGACCCCAGTCTGCCCCCCAGTCAAGCTCCTCTGTCCCCAGCAATCCCGCCCACATGCCTCCTAACCCACCCCCTGTCCCCAGTCACCTTCTACCCCTACAACCCATTGCCCTGCCCACCATTCATTAGTGCCTCTGTCCCCagcaaccccacccctgccctcggtAACCCACTCCTTGCCATCGGTGACCCCCCCCATGGGGCCTGGCCCACCCTCTCACCCTTGCCCGGGATtatgccccccaccccacgcccagGAAAGAGGAGGCGCGACAGAAGCAGGAGGAGATGCAGCGGGAGAAAGAGCAGTCGGAGAAGCTGCGGACGCTCGGCTACGACGAGAGCAAGCTGGCGCCCTGGCAGCGACAGATCATCCTGAAGAAGGGGGACATCGCTAAGTACTAGACGCCGCCCTCCTGCTCGCAGCCTCGCGAGCTTGGGGCCGCCCCCAGACCCCGCCCCGGCCTGCCAGGCCTGGGCCGAAGGGCTGGGAGCCGCGCCGCCCTCCCCTCCCGCGCTGGAACCCCTCCTTGACTGCTTCCCCGGGCAACCCACTCCccaaccaccccccccccgccccggcacCCGCATCCCCTGCCCCGGGCGACGCTGGAGCGCGCCCGCCGCCGCAGTCGCCCAGAAAAAGTGCCCAAGCTGTTGACGCAAAAAGACGCTGCTTATTTGCATGCCTACTTACATATATTTGCATGTCCGTTGAATGTCAAAGTGTGCAGAGCTCTCCCCAGCCCCGTGGGTGGTGACTTTGTTTTCCTGCGGGTCGCGCGCCCGGCTGccgccccctcccctgcaccccGGAACCCGCGTCGCTGGCGCATCCTGGGCGGAGGCAGGCCCCGCGCTCGGGGAAGGGGTTTTCCTCTCTCCCTGACCCAGATCAGCGCCCGGCCCAGCCCCGGCCGCATTTCCCATCCCCGCCGAGGGTTTCCTCTCAGTCATCTGTTTACCAGAAACGATGAAAACTGCAAACTACCTGTCGGGACAGAGTTGCCGCTCCCGGCGCCCCACCTCCAAGTCTGCGCGCCGTCCCCAGCCAGGCCCCGCACTCCCCGGACCCTTTCACTGTCCTGGTGCAGTGAGTGGAGGACGAGGGATCCTGAACCTGTGTCTCCAACGGCTGCCTCCCCGGTCCCCGCCATCTCGCACCCGCATTAAAGCTCTCTCAGCCGCCCGGGGCTCAGGCTCACTCTCACACGTCGTCACCGCGACTTCCTCTCCTCGGGGTAACTGGGCCACGGCGGAGCCGGAGGGGCAGGCTTGGGCTAAGGGCCACACTGGCCTCCACCGTGGGTGGCAAGACTTCTGGCCCTTTCGACACCCCTGGGAAACCAAGCCTGGGCCACTTAACACCCCCTGTTCCGCGGAAACACCAAGCAGCAGCTTTTTTTCATAGATTTAATAATACCAAGGCCTCAGCCAAACACAGGCCGAGAAACAGCTGATGGTCGTTGGCGCTTCCTCCCCTTAACTGGAACCCTGGGGGCGCGCAGGGGTGAGGCTGGATGGCGCTGCTACGCAGGGCCGTACCAGGGGCTTAATAAGTGACATTAAATGTCTACACGCATAAGTAACCGTACTTAGGGCTTCTGCAAGGGCCACCAGAGCCTCGAAGTGGCGGGTGGGCCCCGGCGTCACGGGCCACGCTGCAGGCGGCTCCGCAGGTCCTCGGCGCAGCCGTCCAGCCCCATGCGCTCCAGGGCGGCGTAGACGGCGCCCAAGCCCGCGGGCTGCTGCTGGCGCCAGCGCTTGAGCATCTCGTACTGCTGGTCGCGGAAGCGCCTGACCTCCACCTCCACCGCCTCGATCTCTGCCTCGCGCAGCCCCAGCGTGCGCACGAACTCCTTCCATCGCCGCGCGGGCACCGCGTCCATCACGTCGTAGAGCTGCGGGCCCGGCTGGAGCATGGCGGCCGCCGAGCCTGCAGGGGGCGCTGGcgagggcgggggcggcgggcctGCGGCCAGAGAGAGCCAATGGGGAATGCGGGCAGGGGCCAAGGGGCAGGGGCCCGGCAGGGCAGGGAGGTCCACCTGGTCAGTTAGGGGACGGGAAGTGGGCAAGTGGCCTCAGGAAAGCACAGCTTATCACCTCGGACTCAGGAGAATGGGGTCAAGGCCTCAGGCCCCTGAAATCCCTTACCAAGAGTTCTGCTGGGCAGCTGGTCCCAGGACCAGGTCACCTCCGGGCAGGGTGCCTCCTGGGCCTGGGGAGAGCCAGACGTCCAGCTGCTGCCTACCAGCTGGACGGTGCAGACCTTCTCACTGCTGCTGGGTGTTACCAGAAGGGTGGGGCTGCTGTCCGGGGGTGAGAGGTGGGTGGCCTGGAAGCCAAGAGAGGCCCCAGGTCAGCCTCGCTTGCCTGGCTCTGGGGCCTCTGGCCAGGGGTGGGCATCCCTGGCTCAGTCAGCAAACATCCCCCAGTGGCCGTGCTCTCTCACTGTGACCCAGTAGCAGAGCTATCTcttttgcctggaatgccctGCCCCCGCTGCCTCCTCCTTGTTCCGCCAATCCTGGTAGAGGCCTCGCCGTGGTGACACTCTTCCTACTGAACTGTTCGCTCCTGTTTACCTGTCTGGACCCCCCGTAGACTCAGAGCCACTTGAGGACGGGCCCTGAGCTGCTCTCACTCACTGATAACTCAACACATGTGTTCGTGAGGTCTACCCCGTGCCAGCTACCAGGCGCCGTGCTGGGATCACGAGTTATAATAAGGCCCAACCGCTCAGCTCCAGAAGGCTTGCTCACTCTCATCCTAGAACACTACTGAGAATCTTACCTGCAGGGGGGTCAGGGCCTCCACCCCAGCTTCACCTGTTGAGAGACACAAAGAGAGTCTAATCAGCCACCAGGCAAGGCTCCGGAAACTGCGTCCCTCTGCACCCACTCCCAGcactccctgcctcagtttcccccactgCATCAGGCTGAATGGGCTCTGGGCTACCCATCCTGACGCCAGGCCTCTAGGAACGTGGGCGCGTGTGTGCTTACCAGGAACCATGGCCTTGCAAAGCTGGCAGCGGCGGTATGTGTAGGTCAGGGTGGCACCAAGCAGGAGTGGGACCACCAGGCCTGCCAGGAGCACCTGGACCCAGAACACTGAAAGAGCAGctggtgggtggtgggtggtagccatcccccaccctcccctcagcccctcccagCTCTCCCACTGGCGTTTCCATTTCACCACCTACCCTGCCTCCAGCCACAGACAGCCACACagggcacaggacagcccccaagGGTGCTCCTGCAAGGGGAGGGGATGCGGTGGAGGGTGAGGGAGTACACACTGGGGGGGACTGCTCAGGACCACCTGACATCTTCTCCATCCTGGAGGCCCTTCCCTCCAGAGAGCCTCACTCTACCCAAGAATGTTCCCCAAGTACTGCTGAAACGTCACTGGTGtccataacaataacaacaaacactACTTATTGAGCTTCTTCTAGACTAGACTGAGGGTCACTAGAATGTCAACTCTGGGATTTGCCTGTTTTGTTCCCTGTTgtttccccagcacctagaacggTGTCTGGAAATGACAGATGCTCAAGAAACACTTGTGGAGCAGATGAGTGAATAAAGTTAGTCACCCCTTAATCAGAGCCCTGGGGAGAGCCACTAACACCCCCATGTTCAGATGGGGAGGCCACAGAtcggagaggtgaagtaacttgcccaagatccctCCGAGAACAAGGGGCAGATCTTGAGTCTCAGCCCAAGTTTTGAAACTATATTAACGCGACTCTCTCTGTAAGTGACACATCCTATCCTTGATGTAGGGCTGGAAGGATTACTAAAGGAAAGTATGACATAAAGTGAAGATATGCCCCCTTATTTATCTGACATAAGGTGAATTCAAATTTCTCTTTACCATCCAGTGTTTGCCTGAAGTGGGACCCACTTACCACAGGGCCAAGCCCCGTCCTCCCTGACCCTCGATCCCCACTCTGCTCccagcctcccttcccccagcccagggcagccAGGAAGTTACGTGGGGCAGGACACGCAGCTGTTGCCATATTCATAGAAGCCGGGCAGGCAGGTCCCACAGTGAGTGTCTCCGCTGGAACCTGTGGTCCGGGAGATGGTGTGGGTCAGGACtggagagaaggaggcaggggaaGGGTGTGGGAGTAGACGGCCCAGATCGGGGGTACCCACAGGGGGCCCGTGTGCGGCGGTGCAGGGCCTCACAGTCTGGGCACGGGTGGCAGCGAAAGGGAGAGCTGTGGGGACACTGGCTGACGACGCAGTCCATGAACCAGCCTGGTTTGCAGCCGCAGTGGGTGTCCGCCACCGCCGAGCAGTTCTTCAGGGCCACCTGGGAGGCTGGCAGGGGGATTTGGGAAGACGGGGGAGAGCAGAGACTGTCAGAGCCAAAGAGCCCCACAGAGAGGCAGGACAGGTCCCCTGGAGAATGGAGATGAGGAGACCAGAGACAGGGCCACCCGCAAAGTGAGAGAAATGTGGGGATCACCACAGACCAGGGGCTGGAAGGTCACCAGGATGAGAGGGCACAAAGGCATCCTGAGGCAGGATCAGGGTAGAGGGccccggggtggggtgggcacaGGGCTCTCCCAGCCAAAGGCTGGGCTCGAGCCAGCCACTTTCTTCAGAAAGACCCTGGCCAGGGCCTGTCCTCCAGAGCCGCCCTGCCCCCAAGCACTAGGCAGCCCCTCACCCTCCTCATCACAGGCCTGGCAGCGGGCACAGCGGGTCTTGTGGTGGTTCTCCCAGGCCAGGAAGGTGCCCCGGGGGCACGGGAGACAGGTGGGGATGCCACAGGGCTTTGTGCAGGGGGCCTTCAGGTAGTGCCCTGTGGAACCCAACCGGGGGTCAAAGAGGGCTGCCGCCTTTCCCTCCGCCTTCCTATCCCGGGCTCCCTACTTCCCCCCCAGCCTCCCCTCGCCCCATCCCTGGCCTGCCTACCACCACTCCCCAGCCCTCCTGACCCCCGCCTGCCCCATGGGCCCTCACTTCCCGCCACGTCCCTCCCACCCCTTCAGTCGCTCACCTGCTGGACAGCCCCTGCAGCAGACCAGACCACTCCTCTTCTGGAAGCTGTGCACACAGTCACACATGGGGCTGGGAGTGCTGCCCTGGCCCTGGGCAcccagcaggaggaggaggagggcctgGGGGACAGGGGCTGCTGGCTCTCCGCCTGGCTGCCCAGGCAGGGGACTCTCTCTACCCGGTCTCCCCACCCTTCAGAGGCTCCAGCACTTGCCCACAGGGCAGCCCACTTCTCAGGTTCTTGCCCCAAAGGGGTGCCCATGGGTGGGGCTCTGGACTAATTTCCTTCCCCTGTGCACAGACCAGGCTTGGGAGAAGCAGAGAAGAGGGTTCCCGCCAGCCCCTCTCACAAGGCTGGGCATCAGGCggtccccactcccacccacgcCCTTGGTAAGGTGGGGGGCCctgatctttctctgtctggggcCCCCAGATCCCTCCGGCCCCCGAGAGGGTGTTTCCTCTCGGCGGAAGGGCCCCACCCCGGCTGAACCTCTAACTAGGTCGGAAGAGGGGCCGGCCCAGCCCCCAGCGAGGCCGGATCGAAGACTcctatccccacccccaccccatccccgcgTCCCCTTCCTCCGCCGCCTCGGGGACTCAGGCCCCGGCCAGGCTCGAGGTCGTGCCCCCGCGACCCCACTCACCGCAGTCAGCGCCGCCGCACACGCCCTGGGCCCCGGCTCCATGGCCCTGGGAGCCACGCTGGGCCCTCGACCCGACCCGGGCTTCCCCGCTCCGCCCGCCGCGGGTGGGGCCCAGGCCGGCGCCCGCAGGCCCGCCCCGCCTACCCCGCGCCGCCCGAGGAGCCCGcctagggggagggggagggggcagggcggggccgCCGGTACCGGGAAGCGAGCCCCCAGGCCGAAGCCCGTACCTGAGCTCACCTGAGGCGGCTGGTGGGCGAGGTGCACACAGCACAGGGCTGCAGCCAGGTCCCACGCCTGGGTTCTAGCTTCAACCCTGAGACCAACGCTTCCTAGGGAGGTgacctcccctctctgggcctcagagccCGCCCTCAGCCATGAGGGGTTGGGCCAGAAGTACCCAGGTGGGAGACCCACCCTCCCCACGTACTGcgtgccccaccccccaccccgccctggaGGGGAGTCCTAGGGGGCACTCTCAGCAGAGCCTGAGACCATGGCCCACCCTGGCATAAGCTCAGAGGGGTGGCTCAGGGCAGGGCCCTCTAAGGTACCACGTGGGGGAGGGCACCTCGTGAGGGGCTCTAGTGGTGGACCTCATGTCTgcggcaggggacaggggttgaTCTTGGGAGTACAGGTCAGGCGATCTCTGCCCCACTAATTCACTTCTCCCACAGTCTCTTCCAGCGGGGCCCCAccagagggagggggcaggagcccAGGGAGGCGCCCAAGTGCACCTGAGTCCCGCCCAAGTGCACCTGAGTCCCGAAAGGGGGGCGTTCCAAAAGCAAAGGACTTTTTCCGGTGGAGTATATACAAGTCTTTATAAAAGAATCAAACGCTCAATAAATATGCAACTTTACACAGAGCCCAACCCAAGGACTAGGTGGGTGagtaggtgggagggagggagggaggtgagggcaCGGGAACCGTCCCATTTGGGGCCAGatgagggtggaggtgggaagggcTGCCTGGGATCCCAGCCCTGGAGCCCAGCCCAGAGGCTAGGAGCTGGTGACTTCAGGGAGTAGGGGGCAAGGGACCCTGCCTAGGCTGGGGGGCAGAGGCACAGGCAGGTTAGTGACAGTGACAACTGTGAGGGGGTCCTgcagcctgggcctgggcctctgCTGAGCCCTCCTCCACTTCCATCCAGTCTGGCAAAGTGCAAATTGGGCCCTGGGGGCGGTGGCAGGGGTCCTGCCCAGCACTCCGGCTCGTGCACACATAAGGCGGCAGCTGGAGCAGGGGCCGGCACACCCCAGGAGGCGTGCTGTCTGCTGTCCCTTGGTCAGTGGCACCCTTGGGAGCCTCCCTCTGCTCAGACTTCCCTGcagtggagaggaggggagaggtggtCCTTCCTTGGCTGAAGGCATTCGGAGGGGCTCCAGCCACCCTCTCCTCCCGACCGGAACCCTAAGGCCTCTTCTTCACCACTGCCCACTGTTTCACCCTCACCAGGTGCTGAGGCCGGTCTCAGGCTCCCTCTCCCATACCCGTCCCCAAATGCCACCTGCTCCCCGCCATGATAGTGCCCCCAGCACACTGGGCCACCTGTCCTCCGCCCCAGGCCAGGCCACTCACGAGGCAGTGAGGGTGGAGTTAAGCAGCAGGGTGGTCCTGATTCGGTAGAGCTGGGCCAACGTCAGCTTCCTGTGCTGGGCAGAGGTCCCTGGGGGGGGCTCAGGCTGGACCCTGGGCGAGGCCCCCGAGGACAGCTCTCTGCTCCTCCTGGTGGGTCCTTTGGGCTCCCCACCTGGGCAGCCGGCTCCACCCTCCAGCTCTGACAGCTCGGggccactgccagggcctggtgcCCCCTGGCAATCCCAG is a window encoding:
- the TNFRSF25 gene encoding tumor necrosis factor receptor superfamily member 25 isoform X1; this encodes MCDCVHSFQKRSGLVCCRGCPAALFDPRLGSTGHYLKAPCTKPCGIPTCLPCPRGTFLAWENHHKTRCARCQACDEEASQVALKNCSAVADTHCGCKPGWFMDCVVSQCPHSSPFRCHPCPDCEALHRRTRAPCSSGDTHCGTCLPGFYEYGNSCVSCPTSTLGGCPVPCVAVCGWRQVFWVQVLLAGLVVPLLLGATLTYTYRRCQLCKAMVPGEAGVEALTPLQATHLSPPDSSPTLLVTPSSSEKVCTVQLVGSSWTSGSPQAQEAPCPEVTWSWDQLPSRTLGPPPPPSPAPPAGSAAAMLQPGPQLYDVMDAVPARRWKEFVRTLGLREAEIEAVEVEVRRFRDQQYEMLKRWRQQQPAGLGAVYAALERMGLDGCAEDLRSRLQRGP
- the TNFRSF25 gene encoding tumor necrosis factor receptor superfamily member 25 isoform X2 — its product is MCDCVHSFQKRSGLVCCRGCPAGHYLKAPCTKPCGIPTCLPCPRGTFLAWENHHKTRCARCQACDEEASQVALKNCSAVADTHCGCKPGWFMDCVVSQCPHSSPFRCHPCPDCEALHRRTRAPCSSGDTHCGTCLPGFYEYGNSCVSCPTSTLGGCPVPCVAVCGWRQVFWVQVLLAGLVVPLLLGATLTYTYRRCQLCKAMVPGEAGVEALTPLQATHLSPPDSSPTLLVTPSSSEKVCTVQLVGSSWTSGSPQAQEAPCPEVTWSWDQLPSRTLGPPPPPSPAPPAGSAAAMLQPGPQLYDVMDAVPARRWKEFVRTLGLREAEIEAVEVEVRRFRDQQYEMLKRWRQQQPAGLGAVYAALERMGLDGCAEDLRSRLQRGP